In Solanum pennellii chromosome 3, SPENNV200, a single window of DNA contains:
- the LOC107012176 gene encoding DNA-(apurinic or apyrimidinic site) lyase: MKRFFQPIEKDGSFKKPTISSVSSSEKDGEQTTTEAISESGGDNKKEPTKFLTWNANSFLLRIKNNWTDFTKFIENLDPDVIAIQEVRMPAAGSKGAPKNPRELKDDTSASREEKLVVTRALSSPPFKNYNVWWSLSDSKYAGTALFIKKCFQPKKVSFSLDAKGSKHEPDGRVILAEFETFRILNTYVPNNGWKEEESSFLRRRKWDKRMLEFVLATSDKPLIWCGDLNVSHEDIDVSHPEFFSAAKLNGYTPPNKEDCGQPGFTLAERTRFGAILKEGKLVDAYRFLHKDTDMECGFSWSGNPVGKYRGKRMRIDYFVVSEKMKDRIVSCEMHGRGIELDGFYGSDHCPVSLELSVKDDADTKQG; the protein is encoded by the exons ATGAAAAGATTTTTCCAACCAATTGAAAAAGATGGATCTTTTAAGAAACCCACTATTTCTTCTGTATCTTCATCGGAGAAAGATGGAGAACAAACAACAACAGAAGCGATTTCTGAAAGTGGTGGTGACAACAAGAAAGAGCCAACAAAGTTTTTGACATGGAATGCTAATAGCTTTCTTCTTCGAATCAAGAACAACTGGACAGATTTCACCAAGTTCATTGAGAATCTTGACCCTGATGTCATTGCCATACAG GAAGTAAGAATGCCAGCTGCTGGTTCCAAAGGCGCACCTAAGAACCCAAGAGAGTTAAAAGATGATACCAGCGCTTCACGTGAAGAAAAACTG GTGGTGACACGAGCTTTATCAAGTCCAcctttcaaaaattataatgtTTGGTGGTCTCTTTCTGACTCAAAATATGCTGGAACTGCATTATTCATCAAGAAGTGTTTTCAACCAAAGAAGGTTTCCTTTTCACTTGATGCAAAAG GTTCTAAGCATGAACCAGATGGCCGAGTTATTTTGGCTGAATTTGAGACATTTCGAATATTAAACACATACGTGCCAAACAATGGGTGGAAAGAAGAGGAATCTTCATTTCTGAGGAGAAGAAAATGGGATAAAAGAATGCTAGAGTTTGTTCTCGCAACTTCAGATAAACCTCTTATTTGGTGTGGTGATCTTAATGTAAG TCATGAGGATATTGATGTAAGTCATCCAGAATTTTTCAGTGCAGCCAAGCTCAATGGATACACTCCACCAAACAAAGAG GATTGTGGTCAACCTGGGTTTACCCTGGCTGAAAGGACGAGGTTTGGTGCCATATTAAAAGA AGGAAAGCTAGTGGATGCATATCGATTTCTACACAAGGACACGGACATGGAATGTGGCTTCTCGTGGTCGGGAAATCCTGTTGGGAA GTATCGCGGGAAAAGGATGAGAATAGATTACTTTGTTGTATCTGAGAAAATGAAAGACAGGATTGTTTCATGCGAGATGCATGGACGAGGGATCGAATTGGATG GTTTCTATGGGAGTGACCATTGTCCAGTATCCCTTGAACTCTCTGTGAAGGATGATGCAGATACCAAACAAGGTTGA
- the LOC107014606 gene encoding lysine-specific demethylase REF6, translating into MAEASGNIEVFSWLKTLPVAPEYHPTLEEFQDPIAYIFKIEKEASKYGICKIVPPVPAPPKKTALANLNRSLSARAGSNGPTFTTRQQQIGFCPRKHRPVKKPVWQSGETYTVQQFQAKAKAFEKNYLRKNSKRALTPLEVETLYWKATVDKPFSVEYANDMPGSAFAPKKASLAAGGIGEVSTLADTEWNMRGVSRSKGSLLKFMKEEIPGVTSPMVYLAMMFSWFAWHVEDHDLHSLNYLHMGSGKTWYGVPRDAAVAFEEVIRVQGYAGETNPLVTFATLGEKTTVMSPEVLLSAGIPCCRLVQNAGEFVVTFPRAYHSGFSHGFNCGEASNIATPEWLRVAKDAAIRRASINCPPMVSHFQLLYDLALSLCSRVPKNIRIEPRSSRLKDKKKSEGDMLVKELFVEDLNSNNYLLHILGEGSPVVLLPQNSPGISICSNLVAGSQSKVNSRLFPSSSNSDHEVKSKKDSAYDDLKLGRKQGMKQYAGISLEKGKYSSWHTGNRLPDSGRKDDAQSSPETEKVNLDTARGMTYKCDTLSEQGLFSCATCGILCYTCVAIIRPTEAAARHLMSSDYSDFNGWTGSVSGVTATGRDPNAAESDSSSGRFVKRAPALIDDPVESSDRIQKLNNGSVEELSRTNARKETSSLGLLALAYANSSDSDEDEIEVDIPVEACESRHTESEDEVFLRVIDPYGNHRQKRAVSQGRNCQKFDNSVQLENESYPSGESNTLFGRSSHQPRSHQVPAKCISNIREIAQNNAVAPFDNARMQFTSTSDEDSFRIHVFCLQHAVQVEEQLRRIGGAHISLLCHPDYPKLEAQAKQVAEELGSDHFWREISFREASKEDEEMIQSALESEEAIHGNGDWTVKLDINLFYSANLSRSPLYSKQMPYNFIIYNAFGRDSPDNTPEKSEYTGRGLGKQRRAIVAGKWCGKVWMSSQVHPLLAERTIDEEQEQNKSISALIKIEVKSERPRERTPTGKTVATTCKTGKKRSSTAASRNASNAQLIIADDHDDSLLSSILQQHRRKTNLRSKRIKYETPEPQKDVDKKKIFGSLIDDDPDGGPSTRLRKRIPKPSNESPAKSVKAKPAPTKQHESKKGPKVKLPFANSIAKKEPVTKGPRSNIGKRMREEGEFHCDLEGCSMSFSSKQELTLHKKNVCPVEGCKKKFFSHKYLVQHRRVHMDDRPLKCPWKGCKMTFKWAWARTEHIRVHTGARPYACSEIGCGQTFRFVSDFSRHKRKTGHISKKGRS; encoded by the exons ATGGCAGAGGCAAGTGGTAACATTGAGGTATTTTCATGGTTGAAAACCCTACCAGTGGCACCAGAGTATCATCCAACCCTAGAAGAATTTCAAGATCCCATTGCTTACATTTTCAAGATCGAAAAGGAAGCTTCTAAGTATGGAATTTGCAAAATTGTACCTCCAGTACCTGCACCACCGAAGAAAACTGCTCTTGCTAACCTTAACCGGTCACTGTCAGCTCGGGCCGGTTCTAATGGCCCAACATTTACTACTAGGCAGCAGCAGATCGGGTTTTGTCCGAGGAAGCACCGACCCGTTAAGAAACCCGTTTGGCAAAGCGGAGAAACCTATACGGTTCAGCAATTTCAGGCTAAAGCTAAAGCCTTTGAGAAGAATTACTTGAGAAAGAATTCAAAGAGAGCATTGACACCTCTTGAAGTGGAAACCCTTTATTGGAAAGCCACTGTGGATAAACCCTTTTCGGTGGAGTATGCAAATGATATGCCAGGTTCTGCATTTGCGCCAAAGAAGGCTTCTTTGGCAGCAGGGGGTATTGGGGAAGTGAGTACTCTGGCAGATACAGAGTGGAATATGAGAGGAGTGTCAAGGTCAAAAGGGTCTTTACTGAAGTTCATGAAAGAGGAGATCCCAGGGGTAACTTCCCCTATGGTGTATCTTGCCATGATGTTTAGTTGGTTTGCTTGGCATGTCGAGGATCATGACTTGCATAGCTTGAATTACCTGCATATGGGTTCTGGGAAGACTTGGTATGGTGTGCCCAGGGATGCAGCGGTGGCATTTGAAGAGGTGATCAGGGTCCAAGGTTATGCAGGAGAAACTAATCCTCTTG TTACCTTTGCTACACTTGGGGAGAAGACCACAGTCATGTCACCTGAAGTACTGCTTAGTGCTGGTATTCCATGCTGCAG GCTGGTGCAAAATGCTGGAGAGTTTGTTGTTACCTTTCCACGAGCCTATCACTCAGGGTTTAGTCATG gaTTTAATTGCGGGGAGGCTTCTAATATTGCTACTCCTGAGTGGCTGAGAGTCGCAAAAGATGCTGCAATCCGTAGAGCATCAATTAATTGTCCTCCAATGGTGTCACATTTCCAGTTGCTTTATGATCTTGCACTTTCACTGTGTTCAAG AGTACCAAAGAACATTAGAATAGAACCAAGGAGTTCTCGCCtgaaggacaagaaaaagagtGAAGGAGATATGTTGGTCAAAGAACTATTTGTTGAAGATTTAAACTCTAACAATTATCTTCTTCACATTCTTGGAGAAGGATCACCTGTTGTACTTCTCCCTCAAAACTCTCCAGGGATTTCTATTTGCTCTAATTTAGTAGCTGGATCCCAGTCAAAGGTAAATTCCAGGTTGTTCCCCAGTTCATCCAATTCAGATCACGAGGTGAAGAGTAAAAAAGATTCCGCATATGATGATCTCAAACTAGGCAGGAAACAAGGGATGAAACAATATGCAGGCATCTCTTTAGAGAAGGGAAAGTACTCTTCTTGGCACACTGGTAACAGACTGCCAGACTCTGGCAGAAAGGATGATGCCCAATCCTCTCCAGAAACCGAAAAAGTGAACCTGGACACCGCAAGAGGAATGACTTACAAATGCGATACACTGTCGGAGCAAGGACTTTTTTCTTGTGCAACTTGTGGGATCCTATGTTATACGTGTGTGGCCATAATTCGACCAACAGAAGCAGCTGCTCGTCATTTGATGTCATCTGATTATAGTGATTTCAATGGCTGGACAGGAAGTGTAAGTGGCGTAACTGCTACTGGTAGGGACCCAAATGCTGCAGAATCAGATTCCAGTTCTG GACGGTTTGTTAAAAGGGCTCCTGCCTTGATTGATGACCCAGTAGAGTCATCTGATCGAATTCAGAAATTGAATAATGGAAGTGTAGAAGAGCTTTCAAGGACCAACGCACGTAAAGAAACTTCTTCCCTTGGCCTGTTGGCTTTAGCTTATGCCAATTCGTCAGATTCTGATGAAGATGAGATTGAAGTAGATATTCCTGTTGAAGCTTGTGAAAGCAGACATACAGAGTCTGAGGATGAGGTTTTTCTCCGAGTTATTGATCCTTACGGAAACCACAGACAAAAAAGAGCTGTATCTCAAGGTAGAAACTGTCAAAAATTTGACAATTCCGTTCAGTTGGAGAATGAAAGTTACCCATCAGGGGAATCAAATACTTTATTTGGTAGGTCAAGCCATCAACCAAGGTCCCATCAAGTCCCTGCAAAGTGTATTTCCAATATAAGGGAAATAGCACAAAACAATGCTGTTGCTCCATTTGATAATGCACGTATGCAATTTACTTCAACATCTGATGAAGACTCTTTCAGAATACATGTATTCTGTCTCCAGCATGCTGTACAAGTAGAAGAACAGCTCCGTCGAATTGGTGGAGCACATATTTCTCTTCTTTGTCATCCAG ACTATCCCAAGCTAGAAGCTCAAGCTAAACAAGTGGCTGAAGAGTTGGGGAGTGATCATTTCTGGAGAGAGATTTCATTCCGCGAGGCCAGTAAAGAAGATGAGGAAATGATACAATCAGCTTTGGAAAGTGAAGAAGCTATACATGGCAATGGGGACTGGACTGTGAAATTAGACATCAACCTCTTCTACAGTGCCAATCTAAGCCGTTCTCCTCTCTATAGTAAACAGATGCCTTATAACTTCATTATATACAATGCATTTGGTCGTGATTCTCCAGATAATACCCCAGAAAAATCAGAGTATACTGGGAGAGGGTTAGGGAAGCAGAGGAGAGCAATTGTTGCTGGAAAATGGTGTGGTAAAGTCTGGATGTCTAGTCAGGTTCATCCTCTGCTTGCTGAGAGGACTATTGATGAAGAACAAGAACAGAACAAAAGCATCTCAGCCCTGATTAAGATTGAGGTGAAGTCTGAGAGACCACGTGAAAGGACTCCGACTGGTAAAACTGTCGCTACAACTTGCAAGACTGGAAAAAAGAGGAGTAGTACAGCAGCAAGTAGGAATGCTTCGAATGCTCAATTAATAATAGCAGATGATCATGATGATTCTTTACTTAGTAGTATCCTTCAGCAGCACCGGAGGAAAACTAATCTTAGGAGTAAGAGAATTAAATATGAGACTCCTGAACCTCAAAAGGATGTTGATAAGAAGAAGATATTTGGCTCACTCATTGATGATGATCCAGATGGTGGGCCTAGCACCCGTCTGAGGAAAAGAATTCCAAAACCGAGCAACGAGTCGCCCGCCAAGTCGGTGAAGGCCAAACCAGCTCCAACTAAGCAGCACGAAAGCAAGAAAGGTCCCAAGGTCAAACTTCCTTTTGCAAATAGCATTGCAAAGAAAGAACCAGTAACGAAGGGTCCTAGAAGTAATATAGGTAAAAGGATGAGGGAGGAAGGAGAATTTCATTGTGACTTGGAAGGGTGCAGTATGAGTTTTAGCTCAAAGCAGGAGCTTACATTGCATAAAAAGAATGTTTGTCCTGTCGAAGGGTGCAAGAAGAAGTTCTTCTCACACAAGTATTTGGTACAGCATCGACGGGTTCATATGGACGACCGTCCTCTGAAATGCCCTTGGAAGGGCTGCAAGATGACTTTTAAGTGGGCATGGGCTCGAACTGAACACATAAGAGTTCATACAGGTGCACGTCCTTATGCTTGTTCTGAGATCGGGTGTGGCCAGACATTTCGTTTTGTGTCAGATTTCAGTCGTCACAAGAGGAAGACAGGTCATATTTCGAAGAAAGGAAGAAGTTGA